A single Cloacibacillus sp. DNA region contains:
- a CDS encoding Synerg-CTERM sorting domain-containing protein — PTPAPHPHGRGGSGCTAGAGALALLALIPLWMRRGKR, encoded by the coding sequence TCCCCACACCGGCCCCGCACCCGCACGGAAGAGGAGGCAGCGGCTGCACGGCAGGCGCAGGCGCGCTTGCTCTGCTCGCGCTGATACCGCTTTGGATGAGAAGAGGAAAAAGGTAA